The DNA window GAACGGGGTGCATTGCTGTCGCCGTTCCGACACGGCGGGTGGCCGCCCGGATGACGGTCGGATGACGGCGTCGTCATAAACGGTCGTCAGCGGCCCGGCGCCACCCATGCTCGGCACACCAGCCCGGCTGCGTACCGCACGCGGCCGTTCTCCGCTGACCGAGGGGGTGAGGGCATGCCGCGTCGTTCCGTCTGGCCGCGCTGGTTCGTGTCCGCCAGTTGCCTGCTGCTCGTCGGGTTCGTGGTGCCACCGGGCCCGGCCGCCGCCGACCCGACCACGGGCGCCGTCACCCTGGCGGTGGTCAGCGCCCGCACCGTCGGTCCGGCGCCGCAGATACAGCAGGGCGACCCGGTGACCGACTACCGCTGGATGATCACCGCGGACGACACCGGCGACCCGCACGACGGGCTCGAACACTGCCTGCCCGCCCGGGCCGGGGTGGCCAGCGCGCCCGACTTCGCCGACCACTGCCGCTGGCCGTCCATCCGCAACACCCCGGGCGCGGTCCCGGTGGTCGCCCAGGGCGACCAGGACACCCTCTCCCCGGGTACGGCCCTGGACGGCCTGCCCGCCGGCCGCTACCTGATCTCGGTGACCGCCGACGGCTACAAGATCGACGGCGAGCACTTCACGGTCACCGCGGACCGGACCAGCGCGGTGACCGTCGGCATGCAGCCGTACCCGCTGCCGCTCGGCACGGTCCGGCTCCGGATCTTCGAGGACAGCGTGCCGGTCGACGGCACCTACGAGGTGGGCGCCGAACGCGGGCTCGCCGGCTTCACCGCCCACCTGGCCGACGTGATGGGCGAGGTGACCGTCGACTACTACGGCAACCCGCTCTGCACCGAGTACCGGCACACCGCGCCGGACGCCACCCACCCGGCCGGTCAGGTCGTCTTCGCCGACGGCCGGCCGGTCGTCGCCCGGGAGTCCACCGGCTGCCGCAGCGACGCGGCGGGCGACATCGTCATCCCCAATCTCGGCCCCGACCGGTACGCGGCCTCGGTGGTCGCACCCAGCGGACAGACCTGGGTGCAGACCACCACCCTGGAAGGCGGCCACGACTGGGACGTCTGGGTGCAGGAGGCCGACACCGGCTACGACACCGAGCAGAGCCTGGGCGGCGAGCCGGTGCCGTACGTCGACTTTGGTTTCGTCGCCCCGAAGCCGATCACCGGCACCGCCGCCGGCGCGGTCACCGGCACGGTCGTGCAGGCGTACACCTACGTGGGCGGCCAGGGCGGCGTGACGCTGCCGGCCGACGGCGTGGCCGGCGCGAAGATCGCCGGCCCGGTCGCCCGGCCCTGGGTGGCCCTCTCCGACCTGGGCGACGGCGACCGGATGATCTACCTGGACCGGGGCGCCGCCGACGGCTCGTTCCGGATCCCGCACGTCCCCGACGGCGACTACCAGCTGACCCTCTGGGACGGCCCGCAGGAGATGCTGCTCGACTCGTTCAACGTCACGGTCAGCGGCGGGAAGACCGTCGACATCGGCGCGAAGCCGCTGGTCGGCTGGTTCACCGAGATCACCGGCACGGTCTTCGTCGACACCAACGGCAACGGCCGGCAGGACCCGGGGGAGAGCGGCGTGCCGCGTTTCCCGGTGGTGCTCAAGGAACGTGACAACTCCCTGATGGACCAGGGCACCAACAGCGTGGTCACCGACAGCGCCGGCCACTACGCCATCAAGGAGGCGTACCCGCTGACCAAGTGGCTGGTGCTGGAGGCGTTCAACACCCGCTACAAGACGACCGGCATCACCTACCAGGCGCCGAACGAGCCCGAGCCCACCACCCTGCTCGGCGCGGCCGTCGACGTGGACGTGCTGCCCATCATCGGGCTCTCCGGCCGGGTGGACTGGGGGGTGCAGTCCTATCAGGGCGCGGAGAACGGCGGCATCGCGGGCACCGTCACCTACGACACCACCCGCAACGAGCTGGACCCCGCGAACGCGGCTACCGAGCCGTACCAGCCGGGCATCCCCGGCATCAAGGTCCACCTGTACGCGGTGGTCCGGGACGCCGGCGGCGATCCGGTACGCGAGGCGGACGGCTCGCTGAAGAAGGGCCCAGAACTCAACGACGCGTACACCTCGGAGACCTGGCAGCCGGGGCGGGGCTGCACCGCCCGGATGTTCGACGGGCGCCCGCTCACCGATCAGCTCGCCCTGCCGGACTTCGGCACGGAGGCGGACCAGACGTGCGTCGAGGCCCCGATGATGGGCTTCCAGGCCGCGCCGACCGACAACGACCCGACCAACTTCGGGCAGACCGTCAACGGCAACTACGCGTTCGCCGACTCCAAGCGCAACCTGATCCCGCCAGGTGACCCGGCGAACCCCGGCGCGGACCACGACCTGCCGCTGTACGCCCCGCTGCCGGACGATCAGCCCCAGCCGTTGGTGCCGGACGACTACCTGGTCAGCGTGGAGAGCCCGACCAACCCGGTCGGCGGCGGCCCGATCTACCAGCCCACCCGCGAGGAGGACGTCAACGTCTTCGACGGCGACGGCTTCCTGCCCCAGGAGAACTTCCCGCCCGCGCCCGACCAGGCCGCGGACCAGCCGGCGCCGCCCGATCCGCAGCCCGAGCCGGGTGAGCCGCCGTCGCAGGGCAACGGCATCACCTCGGCCTGCGCCGGGGCCCTGCACACGGTGCAGGTCACCGACCCCGGCTTCCTCGACGGCGGCGGCAGCCCGTTCGAGGGCCAGCGGCGTCCGCTCTGCGACACCAAGGTGGTCGAGGTCCGCGGCGGGCAGGCCAGCGCCCCCAACTTCAACCTGTTCACCCCGGTGCCGCTGCCCACCCACTTCTGGGGCCTGGTGATCAACGACCTCGGGCTGACCCACGACAAGCGCAGCGCCAACTACGGCGAGGCCGAGGGCATCCCGAACCTCCCCGTCGGCCTGTACGACTGGGCCGGCCGCCTGGTGGACACCGTGGACACCGACTTCAACGGCATGTACGAGGCGATCGAGCCGTCCACCAGCACCTACAACTGCCCGCTGCCGGCCGGTCCGTGCCCGAACATGTACCGCTTCGTCGGCAACGACCCCGGCCAGCCGGGCCACCTCAACGGCAACTACAACCCCCGCTACCGGACCATCGCCACCAACTTCCAGGCCTGGCCCGGCCTCTACACGGTCACCGACACCGCGCCCACCACGGTCGCGGCCGTCGGCATCTCGCCCGGCTCCGGCCAGCTCGGCGCGGTGCAGTGCGACCCGGCCGGGGACGTCCCCCAGCTCTTCGCGGTCTCCCGGCCGTTCCTGCGCAGCACCGACACCGACCGCCGGGTCACCATCACCGGCACCGGGTTCGGCACCCGCGGCCCGGGCAGCAGGGTCGTCCTCGACTCCGCCGGCACCGACCCAACGGTGACCATCGCCTCCTGGTCCGACCGGAAGATCGAGGTCACCCTGACCGGCGGCTCGGTCGGGCCGGCCGAGCTGCGGGTGACCACCGCCACCGGCCGGACGACCACCAACGGACTCACCTTCCAGCTCCTCGGCGCCACCACCGGCACCGGCGTCGGCGGCGCGGCCAACCCGCGGCTGTTCCAGGTCAAGCCGCCCGGGTGGGCGGTGCGTACCGGGGAGACCACCTACGGCACGGTGCAGTCGGCGCTGGAGGCGGCGGCTACCGCGGGCGGCATTGCCGTGGTCGCGGTGTGGCCGAACACCCCCGGGCCGGACAACCCCGCCGGCGCCTACTACGAGAACGTCGTCGTGCACTCCTCGGTCCGCCTCCAGGGCGTCGGCCCGGGCGGCCGGTACGCCGACAACACCGCGGTCGCCGGATCGGTCCTCGACGGCCGGGCGTTCGGCATCGACAACCCGACCGGTACGGCCTGGCTGAACCTGGTCGGTTCCCTGCCGCATCTCGGCCCGGCGTCGGTGCCCGACGGCGCGGTGGTGACCGTGCTGGCCCGGTCGGGCCAGTTCGGCGCCGGCAACCCCGTCATGATCGACGGCTTCCGGATCACCGGCGGCAACCAGTCGGACTTCGCCGGCAACGTCAACGACGTCACCGGTGGGGTGACGACGCCGTACGGGGCGCCCGGCGCGGTGGTCACCCAGGGCGGCGGCGTCTACCTGCACGGCGGCGCCGACTACACCCGCATCACCGACAACGTCATCGTCGCCAACAGCGGCTCCTACGGCGGCGCGATCCGGGTCGGCACCCCGTACCTGAACACCAGCAACGACCACGTGAGCATCTCCCGCAACCAGATCCGCGACAACGGCGGCACCAACCTGGCCGGCGGGATCGGCATCTTCGCCGGCAGCAACGCGTACTCGGTGGACCACAACGCCATCTGCGGCAACTTCTCCGCCGAGTACGGCGGCGGGATCAGCCACTACGGCCTGTCCTACAACGGCCGGATCGCCGCCAACCGGATCTGGCTCAACCAGTCGTACGACGAGGCCGGCGGCGTCATGGTGGCCGGGGAACTGCCGTCGGATCCGACGAAGCTGTCGCCCGGCTCCGGGGCCGTCGAGATCGACGCCAACGTGGTGGAGGCGAACCTCGCCAACGACGACGGCGGCGGCATCCGGGTGCTCCAGGCCGGCAACGTGCCGATCTCGCTGACGAACAACATGGTGGTGGACAACATCTCCACCCACGAGGGCGCGGGCGTCGCGCTCGACGACGCGCCGGACGTCCGGATGGTCGACAACACGGTGGCCGGCAACATCACCACCGCGACCGCCGCCACCAGCGATGGCCGGGCCGCTCCCGCGGGCCTCTCCACCACCGCCAACAGCGACCAGCTCCAGGCCACCCTCCCGGACGGCTCGCCCACCTTCAGCAAGCCGAAGCTGTTCGACAACATCTTCTGGGACAACCGGGCCGGGGAGTGGAACGGCGTCCGGGTCACCGGCATCGGCGCCGCCGATGCACCCGCAGGGGAACCGGTGCGGCACTGGGACATGGGCTCCGCCGACGGGGTGGGCCCGCTGACCCCGACCAACTCGGTGCTCCAGGACACCACCGGCACCACGCTCAGCAGCACCAACCGGGTGGGTCTCGACCCGGCGTTCCGCAGCCCGTTCCCGGTGTCGGTGCAGATCCTGACCTCGCGGACCTTCCCGTCGTTCCGCCAGGCGGTGATCGTCCTCCAGCAGGTCCCGCTCACGCAGATGGGTGACTGGCACCTGGCCGGGGCCGGCTCGTCGGCCAGTGGCCTCGGGGTGGTCTCCCGCACCTACGGCACGTTCACCGTCACCGCCCCGAAGGTCGACATCGACGGCCAGTCGCGCAGCACCACGCGGCCGGACGTCGGCGCCGACGAACTGCCCTGACCGTCGGCGGGCGGCCGGCCCACGCCGGACGCCCGCGGATTCCGCCCGTCCCCACCGATGGAGGAGGAGATCGTGACCGATCCCGTACGGCAGCCGAGCATCAGCCGGCGTGCCCTGCTGGCCGGCGTCACCGGTCTGGGCACCTGGGCGGTCCTGCCGGAGCGCGGCTCCGACGCCCAGCTCCGCCGACCGGCCGCGGTGCTGCCCCGCGCGGTCCCGAACCCGACCGCGAGCCTGCACCTGGCCGCCACCGACGGCTGGGTCTCCATGCCGCAGGGCGCCCCGCCGATCAGCCCGTTCTGGCCCGATCCGCTCGCCCCGGCCGGCGCCGACCTCTACGTCTTCGGCTTCCGCGATGTCACCGGCCTGTCCGCCACCGAGGTCACCGCCCAGCGCGGCAAAGCGCAGATCAGCGCCCCGCTGCTCGGATTCGACCAGGAGACCGACATCAGGATCACGCTGACCAACCTCGGCCTGTCGGTCCGCCCCGACCTCACCGACGGGCACACCGTGCACTGGCACGGCTTCCGCAACGCCATCCCGCTCTTCGACGGCGTGCCGGAGCTGTCCATCTCGGTGCCGATCGGCCGCGACTTCACCTACTTCTACCGCCCGCACGACGCCGGCACCTACATGTACCACTGCCATTTCGAGGACGTCGAGCACGTGCAGATGGGCATGACCGGGATCGTCTACGTCCGCCCGGCGCAGAACGCCGGCACCGCCGACGTACCGCCCGGGAAGTACGTCTACAACGACGGCGACGGCACCACCCGGTACGACCGGGAGTTCGCCCTGATGCTCACCGAGGTGTGGGCCGAGGCGCACTACCGGGACGCGCACATCCAGACCACCGACTGGACCGACTACAAGCCGTCGTTTTTCGCCTTCAACGGCCGCTGCCACCCGGACACCCTGGCCCCGAACGGCGACCCGATGAGCGCCGCCGCCGGCCGGCTGCGCTACCAGCCGATCTCCTCGCTGATCACCGCGAACGCCGGGGAACGGGTGCTGCTGCGGCTGGCCAACCTCGGCTACCAGAACCACACCGTCACGGCGGACGGCGTTGACCTCCTGGTGGTCGGCAAGGACGCGGCGCTCCTGCGCGGCCGCGACGGCAGCGCCGAGTACCAGGTGACCAACACCGTCCAGATCGGGCCGGGGGAGAGCCGGGACGTCATCTTCACCGCGCCCGACCCCGGCACGTACCTGCTCTACGACCGCGACCTGATGTCGCTGGCCAACGCCGGCGGCGGACGGGGCGGGCAGCTGACCGAGATCCGGGTCTCGCCGCCGGGCACGCTCCCGGCACAGACCCGGGCGAACGCCTGAGATGGGGGTTCCGATGCTTCGTCTCGACCGCGGCCGGTGGAAGCGGCTGAGCGCGGTGCCGCTCGTCGCGGCCATCGTCGCCGTGCTCGTCGTCCCCGGACCGAGCCAGTCGACCGCCAGCCCGCCCGCCGGCCTGGAGTGCCTCACCGCCGGCGACAACGCCTTCGAGCTGACGGCCACCGGCGGGTACGCGGCCATGCCCGACGGCAACACCATCTACATGTGGAGCTACGCCGCCGGCGGCGGCGCCTTCCAGCTCCCCGGCCCGACGCTCTGCGTCACCTCCGGGGTGAAGGTCACCGTGGTGCTGCACAACAGCCTGCCTGAGCCCACCTCGATCACCTTCCCCGGCCAGGTCCAGGTGCTCGCCGACGGCCAGCCGGCGCAGCCGGAGACCGACGCCGCCGGCACCCTCACCTCGCTGACCACCACGGCCGCCGCCAACACCGGCTCGGTCACCTACACCTTCACGGCCGGCCCGCCGGGCACCTACCTCTACCAGTCCGGCACCGACGCCCAGAAGCAGGTGCAGATGGGCCTCTACGGGGCACTCGTGGTCCGACCGGCCGGCCACCCCGAGCGGGAGAACGACCGGGCCGACTCGGCGTTCGACCGCGACCGCGAGTACCTCTACCTGCTCGGCGAGATCGACCCGGACCTGCACCTCGCCGTCGAGCGGAAGCGGGCCTACGACTTCACCCGCTACAAGGCCCGCTACTTCACCATCAACGGGCGCAGCATGCCGGACACCATCGCGCCCAACCACGCGGACTGGCTACCCGCCCAGCCGTACGGGGCGCTGATCCACATCCGCCCGTACGACCCGGTGGGCAACCCGAAGCCGGCGCTGATCCGCTACCTGAACGCCGGCTCGGTGAGCTACCCGTTCCACCCGCACGGCAGCGACGAGCAACTCATCGCCCGGGACGGCCGGCCCGCGCAGGGCCCCGGCGGGCAGGACCTGTCGTACTCCAACTTCCTCATCGACGTGGCGCCCGGGCAGACCGTCGACACACTGATGATCTGGAAGGACGCCGAGCACTGGGACCCGCAGGGCAACCCGATCCCGGTGCCGCTGCCCTCGTTGCAGGACCAGATCGTCGGCCCCGGCCCGGAAACCTGGTTCGCGGAGAACCCGTACCTCGGCGGCGAGCCGGGCGAGCTGCCGCCCGGCGTGGTGCAGAACAACCAGTGCGGCGAGTACTACCACGTCGCGCACAGCCACGCGCTGGAACAGGCCACCAACTACGGGGCGAGCTTCGGCGGAATGATGACGCTGATCCGCATCGACCCGCCCGCCGGATGCCCGGCGTGATCAGGCAGGGGAGGGCGACGATGACACTGACCCGTACGCCTCGGCTGGTCGCCGGGATCGCGGCCGCGCTGCTGGCCCTCGGCCCGGCCCCGGCGAACGCCGCGGCCCCGCACACGGCTCCCGCCGGGCGGGCGCCGGCCAGTCTCGCCGGGGAGCCGGCCCCGCCGCAGGGTCCCCTGCCGCAGACCGGCTGCCAGCTCACCGGCGGCACGGCCAGCTGCGAACTGTGGGCCAAGCCGGGCTCGGTGGTGCTGCCCGGCGCCGCCACGCCGGTGCCGATCTGGGGTTTCGCCTCGACCGACGCCGCCCCG is part of the Micromonospora halotolerans genome and encodes:
- a CDS encoding multicopper oxidase domain-containing protein, with the protein product MLRLDRGRWKRLSAVPLVAAIVAVLVVPGPSQSTASPPAGLECLTAGDNAFELTATGGYAAMPDGNTIYMWSYAAGGGAFQLPGPTLCVTSGVKVTVVLHNSLPEPTSITFPGQVQVLADGQPAQPETDAAGTLTSLTTTAAANTGSVTYTFTAGPPGTYLYQSGTDAQKQVQMGLYGALVVRPAGHPERENDRADSAFDRDREYLYLLGEIDPDLHLAVERKRAYDFTRYKARYFTINGRSMPDTIAPNHADWLPAQPYGALIHIRPYDPVGNPKPALIRYLNAGSVSYPFHPHGSDEQLIARDGRPAQGPGGQDLSYSNFLIDVAPGQTVDTLMIWKDAEHWDPQGNPIPVPLPSLQDQIVGPGPETWFAENPYLGGEPGELPPGVVQNNQCGEYYHVAHSHALEQATNYGASFGGMMTLIRIDPPAGCPA
- a CDS encoding multicopper oxidase domain-containing protein, whose amino-acid sequence is MTDPVRQPSISRRALLAGVTGLGTWAVLPERGSDAQLRRPAAVLPRAVPNPTASLHLAATDGWVSMPQGAPPISPFWPDPLAPAGADLYVFGFRDVTGLSATEVTAQRGKAQISAPLLGFDQETDIRITLTNLGLSVRPDLTDGHTVHWHGFRNAIPLFDGVPELSISVPIGRDFTYFYRPHDAGTYMYHCHFEDVEHVQMGMTGIVYVRPAQNAGTADVPPGKYVYNDGDGTTRYDREFALMLTEVWAEAHYRDAHIQTTDWTDYKPSFFAFNGRCHPDTLAPNGDPMSAAAGRLRYQPISSLITANAGERVLLRLANLGYQNHTVTADGVDLLVVGKDAALLRGRDGSAEYQVTNTVQIGPGESRDVIFTAPDPGTYLLYDRDLMSLANAGGGRGGQLTEIRVSPPGTLPAQTRANA
- a CDS encoding IPT/TIG domain-containing protein produces the protein MPRRSVWPRWFVSASCLLLVGFVVPPGPAAADPTTGAVTLAVVSARTVGPAPQIQQGDPVTDYRWMITADDTGDPHDGLEHCLPARAGVASAPDFADHCRWPSIRNTPGAVPVVAQGDQDTLSPGTALDGLPAGRYLISVTADGYKIDGEHFTVTADRTSAVTVGMQPYPLPLGTVRLRIFEDSVPVDGTYEVGAERGLAGFTAHLADVMGEVTVDYYGNPLCTEYRHTAPDATHPAGQVVFADGRPVVARESTGCRSDAAGDIVIPNLGPDRYAASVVAPSGQTWVQTTTLEGGHDWDVWVQEADTGYDTEQSLGGEPVPYVDFGFVAPKPITGTAAGAVTGTVVQAYTYVGGQGGVTLPADGVAGAKIAGPVARPWVALSDLGDGDRMIYLDRGAADGSFRIPHVPDGDYQLTLWDGPQEMLLDSFNVTVSGGKTVDIGAKPLVGWFTEITGTVFVDTNGNGRQDPGESGVPRFPVVLKERDNSLMDQGTNSVVTDSAGHYAIKEAYPLTKWLVLEAFNTRYKTTGITYQAPNEPEPTTLLGAAVDVDVLPIIGLSGRVDWGVQSYQGAENGGIAGTVTYDTTRNELDPANAATEPYQPGIPGIKVHLYAVVRDAGGDPVREADGSLKKGPELNDAYTSETWQPGRGCTARMFDGRPLTDQLALPDFGTEADQTCVEAPMMGFQAAPTDNDPTNFGQTVNGNYAFADSKRNLIPPGDPANPGADHDLPLYAPLPDDQPQPLVPDDYLVSVESPTNPVGGGPIYQPTREEDVNVFDGDGFLPQENFPPAPDQAADQPAPPDPQPEPGEPPSQGNGITSACAGALHTVQVTDPGFLDGGGSPFEGQRRPLCDTKVVEVRGGQASAPNFNLFTPVPLPTHFWGLVINDLGLTHDKRSANYGEAEGIPNLPVGLYDWAGRLVDTVDTDFNGMYEAIEPSTSTYNCPLPAGPCPNMYRFVGNDPGQPGHLNGNYNPRYRTIATNFQAWPGLYTVTDTAPTTVAAVGISPGSGQLGAVQCDPAGDVPQLFAVSRPFLRSTDTDRRVTITGTGFGTRGPGSRVVLDSAGTDPTVTIASWSDRKIEVTLTGGSVGPAELRVTTATGRTTTNGLTFQLLGATTGTGVGGAANPRLFQVKPPGWAVRTGETTYGTVQSALEAAATAGGIAVVAVWPNTPGPDNPAGAYYENVVVHSSVRLQGVGPGGRYADNTAVAGSVLDGRAFGIDNPTGTAWLNLVGSLPHLGPASVPDGAVVTVLARSGQFGAGNPVMIDGFRITGGNQSDFAGNVNDVTGGVTTPYGAPGAVVTQGGGVYLHGGADYTRITDNVIVANSGSYGGAIRVGTPYLNTSNDHVSISRNQIRDNGGTNLAGGIGIFAGSNAYSVDHNAICGNFSAEYGGGISHYGLSYNGRIAANRIWLNQSYDEAGGVMVAGELPSDPTKLSPGSGAVEIDANVVEANLANDDGGGIRVLQAGNVPISLTNNMVVDNISTHEGAGVALDDAPDVRMVDNTVAGNITTATAATSDGRAAPAGLSTTANSDQLQATLPDGSPTFSKPKLFDNIFWDNRAGEWNGVRVTGIGAADAPAGEPVRHWDMGSADGVGPLTPTNSVLQDTTGTTLSSTNRVGLDPAFRSPFPVSVQILTSRTFPSFRQAVIVLQQVPLTQMGDWHLAGAGSSASGLGVVSRTYGTFTVTAPKVDIDGQSRSTTRPDVGADELP